The Conger conger chromosome 11, fConCon1.1, whole genome shotgun sequence genome includes the window ACAAGGCATTTTAAAGTATGCAGCATGACAAAACCCTAACACATATGGtggctttttaaaaacttgTGGGGCTGCTTTATATTTTGGTatacatgcactacaccacAAGGATGACCTAATATACCATTATAAAGTCACTGTGCAGGGTGTTGACCCCCACATGGCCAGTAGAACCAGTCAATCTATTACCTGTAgctgataaaaatgaaaaccctGGCTCAGTCACTATTCCAGACTATCCCACAACTGCTCGATTGGCTTCCATAACATGGACTCCATCAGTGCCCTGCTCCTCAAACCACAGGGCGATGAGTCATGCTTCCTGCATGCGGGCATTCTCATGTTGAAAGACATTCCTCTCTGCAGGAAAGAAGTGCTTTAACATGGGTATGATGAAAATTATAAACTGTCTAGGAATATAATTTATAGAtaacatttaataataaaaaaattaggcttattttttccAAGTTTTGttaccatttaaaaaagaattatgaaTCCTATAGATTTCAATCTTTATTTCACAATATCCTTGCCAATAAGTAATTCAGCAATTGTACGCTTATTTGCCATAATCATTTATACACAGCAGTTTCTGCGTCTAGCAATGTCAAACGAATCTGCTCCATTAACGTTCGTTTGCACCTTGTTTTGACAGTTGATCATTGGAGAGTGCCTTTCGGTGCATCTAAAGCGCATCAAGTCCAAGTCGTGCATCAAGAACGACTACGTGGCCTACCTCTACAAGACTATTGGCACTTTTCTGTTTGGCGCGGCGATGAACCAGTCGCTGACCGACATTGCCAAGTACTCGATTGGCCGGCTGAGGCCGCACTTTTTGGACGCGTGCAAGCCTGTGTGGGAGAACATCGACTGCAAATCCGGGGGCTACATCGAGAACTTCACCTGCACGGGAGACAGCACCGAGGTGCAGGAAGCCAGGTCAGTGGCACTGAAAGTAATTGTAAGATATTAATCCTCGGCTCTCTCGGAGctgcataattggctcgctactccagagggagggacttggaaGGGGTAactgatcgccgcacaaaaaccacctcgggcgcctcagaatcacggtcacgagcatgaaggaggcgtgttgctctccttcgggccactgagggacggggtgtgggcggtgtatctaacactaactctaattggattagatggggtacaattggctaccaagttgggagaaaaagggaaaaatcagaaatgtaaaaaatacaaaatacaaaatattaatcCTGTATATGACTTCTGTAGTAATTCTGCTGCCAAAGCTGCTGAGTAAGTATAAGTTaacttcattttaaaactgGAGACGCCTTATTCGGTCCCGTTATACAACTGACTGGACGTTATAACTAATGAGGGGATTCAGAGCTTATAAGGTGCAATTGGTTTCAAAAAATGGTAGTAAATCTTGCCAGGATCATTTCTACCTTAATTCAATTCCTATAGTTCATATAACACACATGTAACACTGGAAATGTCAACCATTTTCACCTTCCTCACTTTCACTCCTCCcactgtgcagctctgtgcagaATTGAAAACTGACAGTTATGGAATGCGTATAACCGTATACAATGAGTATacaatttatatatacatatatgagaATGAGTATACAACCGCACGACTAACCTCTACACCAAACCGCTGCACCTCTTTCAACTTCAAACACAGGGTTCCGTTACGGTCTTCCCTCATGCAGTCAtcattattctctttttttttcctccatctcactctcaaCTTCTCTCTTCTTACTTCTCGTTTCCTCCTGGTTTTAGCCTACACACCCATGATCACACGCTCATACTCTCATACCAAGCACATGCCCACACGTACAAGCAATTActactgtgtgcatgtttttattataaCTGTCATTTTTCTTACGATTTATATCAAACTCGCTACGaatctttgtgtttgtttttttttcctttgcgATATTCTTTCTCCTCTTTTATTTGTCTAAAATGCCTAGATTTATAATTTACTCTTAGGGTTTCTTTCCTCTCACGCACAAATTGTCTTGCACCTTATGCATGATCTCTCATCCTTTTATGTTCtagtatgtttttttattttggtgcaaATAAATCAAGTCAAATCGAATCAAAATCATCTTCCCAATGGGCGAGCTACCTCCATGCTACGTCGCAACTacctctcacagacacactgcaacaGAGCACCTGCACCGGGCATATGCCACTTTACTCAGGGTATGGACATGAGGTGAACATCGTTATTCGGATATCTAAGCAGTCAATAGGTTTTTCTGGCTAAAATATTTAGAACAACACttgatgtgtattttactagctgtggatgtgatgctttaacttgtggaagaacctatgcacttgtaagttgctttggattaaaagcgtctgctgaatgacaaaaatgtaaatgtaaatattaaaatgtgctGGGGCCAGGACATTTTACGCAAGTATTCTGTTGTATCTTGAATACCATCTGTTTTAAATATCTGTAGGAGTGGTATAAAAGATACATTTCACTGACAGACTTTTGTATTAATAGCAGGGAGAATTAATGTACATAGAAGAGTTCAATTGAAAAGAAGCACTAATATTTGAGTTGTTAGTCCTATACACGGTAGGTGGTTCCCCTTATTGTTCAACATCCTGTACAGTTAATTCTGGAATATGCCCATCAATGGACATCTCACAATGCTGAATCTCCAGgaccttggtgtgtgtgtgtccatgttatTTTAGGGAACAATGAGTGTGAAAACATCCGTCTAGAATAACAGGGTGCTGGCATTGTGCTGCGAACCTCCACAAAGAGCCCGCAGAATGATCTCACGTTTCCTTTATGTTCGCTCCTGCAGGGTCTCCTTCTATTCCGGTCACTCCTCGTTCTCCATGTACTGCATGGTGTTTCTCGCTGTGAGTATCTACGTACCAATCCGTTTTACCTTCCCCTGGCAGAATGGAAATGGAGCAGACTGTATTTTTAACTCGACACATTTGAGAATGTGCTCGTGAGAAAAatcacagtactgtgcaagggCACATCTGGCCCCATACACATCCTCGGTAACACTCAGCATTTTTCCACATTTGCCTTCACAGTAACGTGTGAAATTACTCCGGGAGGAATACAGTTTGGTTTATGAGGAAGGTACTGGTTTGATCGATCTAATGTTTTCACGTTTGTTATGTAAAGCTCATGCCACATTCCTTCCGGAAaatgtgggggcgacatggctcaggctgtaagagcagtcgtctggcagtcggagggttgccggttcgatcccccacccgggctgtgtcgaagtgtccctgagcaagacacctaacccccaaatgctcctgacgagctggtcggcgccttgcatggcagccaatcgccgttggtgtgtgagtgtgtgtatgaacgggtgaatgagaagcatcaattgtacagtgctttggataaaggcgctatatacagtgcatctggaaagtattcacagcgcttcacttttcccacattttgttatgttagtgtgtgttccaaaatggaataaaaaaaaaaaaaatctctaaattctacacacaacaccccataatctacacacaacaccccaacatgaaagaagttttttagaaatttttgcaaatgtattaaaaataaaaaactaagaaatcacatatacataagtattcacagcctttgctcaatactttgttgatgcacctttggcagcaattacagcctcaagtctttttgaatatgatgccacaagcttggcacacctatctttgggcagtttagcccattcctctttgcagcacctctcaagctccatcaggttggatggggagcgtcggtgcacagccattttcagatctctccagagatgttcaatcggattcaagtctgggctctggctgggccactcaaggacattcacagagttgtcctgaagccactcctttgatatcttggctgtgtgcttagggtcattgtcctgctacaagatgaaccgtcgccccagtctgaggtcaagagcgctctggagcaggttttcatccaggatgtctctgtacattgctgcattcatctttccctcaatcctgactagtctcccagttcctgccactgaaaaacatccccacagcatgatgctgccaccaccatgctttactgtagggatggtattggccaggtgatgagcggtgcctggtttcctccaaacacgacgcctggcattcacgccgaagagttcaatctttgtcccatcagaccagagaattttgtttctcatggtctgaggtgccttttggcaaactccaggcgggctgccatgtgccttttactaaggagtggcttccgtctggccactctaccatacaggcctgattggtggattgctgcagagatggctgtccttctggaaggttctcctctctccacagaggaacactggagctctgacagagtgaccattgggttcttggtcacctccctgactaaggccattctcccccgattgctcagtttagatgggtggccagctctaggaagagtcctggtggttccaaactttttccatttacggatgatggaggccactgtgctcattgggacctgaGCAGAAAggagcagaaatttttctgtacccttccccagatttgtgcctcgagacaatcctgtctcggaggtctacagacaattcctttgacttcatgcttggtttgtgctccgacatgcactgtcaactgtgggaccttatatagacaggtgtgtgcctttccaaatcatatccaatcaactgaatttaccacaggtggactccaattaagcagTAGAAAcctctcaaggttgatcagtgggaacaggatgcacctgagctcaattttgagcttcatggcaaaggctctgaatacttatgtacatgtgatttcttagtttttaatttttaataaattagcaaaaatctcaaaaaaaacttttttcacgtcgtcattatggggtattgtgtgtagaattcggaggaaaaaatgaatttaatcaattttggaataaggctgtaacataacaaaatgtggaaaaagtgaagcgctgtgaatactttccggatgcactgtaaatgccaaccatttaccaaaatgTGTATGCCGAGTCCAATTGTTCCTGACAGAACAAAGAGACAAAACTAGTTCCTCCTTTGACAGACTAGTTTTTCTTGTTAAGTCAGTCCACATCACAACAGCAGTTTACAACCAATTATTCTGAGGGAGGGAGTTTCTTGGCACTACATCTGCAGCCGGTTGGCTTAGTTTAAAAGCTGCAGGGGGTTGACATTGAAGTCTAGCAAGAGCTGGTGTGTAGTAGAGATTGCGCGTTCTTCACCGCCTCGACATTTTACGAAACCAAAACTTAATGATTCCTCCTTTTATCCTCCCAGTTTGAAgcccaaaacaaatatttagtcTGGCTTGTGTGGCGTTTAATGAAATTAAGACCAAGACCAAGTGACCGGGCCCATTAATCCTTGCTCTCTTATGTAGAGGTGACAGGAGTGAGGCAGGAATCCTGCTAGGCCACATTATAACAGCTGCTCTGAAAGAAGGCATTCATGGGCAGTGTAGTTTGGCATGACCCTTGCAGTACAGACCAGGTCTGCGTTTTTATAACAAACAGTACTCCATGGCATTTACACTCTCAACACCAGAGGCCATTTTCTGAGGGCGGTGCCTTTATTTAGTACTGCAGTGCTATTTAGTTATAGTGGTTTCTCCCTACAGTTCTTTCATTAGGTTAGGCGTACGGtatgttactgttactgtaaaAAGCAAGTTTAAGCTGCCTCTTCCCATTCAAgctgatgaaaataaaagaattgACTTGACTCTTCAAAATTATGGATTATTGTAAACATTATTTAACCAATATTGCCAAATATCAACTTACTCAAAATGGCATTGATTTGTCAGGGTAGCCTAGCCTCCGAGAATGGGCAACTAGCCTTATGCATTTGTGGGTGCGTGCTAGGACTGATGACAGGAAATGTGATTAAAAATGCACTGTGAGACCGATTAGAATTTACTCTTTAGCTGCCTTTGTTGTGGTCTAACCTACCCTAGGCAGGATGAGCTGAACTGAGATGCAGACGCATCGCAGCCCAGACAGGGCTATGGGGACCACAGACTTGTGAAAATACACAGATCAGATATGAGTCACCCTTCTTGCTCATCCACTCTGCTTGGGTGGACTATAATAAACCCAGTGTATACAGCTTCGTacagcttttattaaaataaaagcttGTTTTCACATGCAGAGGAATGCTATGGGCATACACACTTTGTAGCCTAGCCACACCTTTGTGCTAAAGTGTATGTGGAGTTTGcaattcaaattaaagaatGTGCGCAAACAGGTTACTTTCTAGGACGTGGTACACAGTACTCAGTCAAAATAACTTTCTTTTAACCCTTGCTTGACGTAATCACCGTAGTCACCGTGTGCTGCCATCAATTAAACAGCCATCAGTCAAAGGTTACTTGTTGTGAAATTAGCTGAGCAAGCTTCGGGAATGAGAGCAAATACAAggaatttaaaggtacaataggtaatttcggtcaagagaggaattgcagcaacaaaacaccctcaaaccacaaccacCCCGCACTTAAAACCAATTCTCAACCaacgagcttgaattattgtacagctatacaatgttttggtacagtgtcggtccgtcaactgcatattttgaaacccaaattataaaacacaggcagagggtgaatcaacatgtcagtgagcctttttcaacaataggaagggatttactacaatggtcttgtaacaatgttttaacacatcttacctattgtacctttaaagctaGCAATGAAATGACAAGCAACAGTAAATACCATCATACAGAGAGATTTCCCCACCCCAGAGGTACTTAGATGATTCTGCAAACAGACTGGAAAGTGAAACGTATATATCATCTAGGGAATTCTACCGATGTCTGGGCTGTACGATGGCATTTCCACTTCCCTGTAATTCAGGTTCAGACTTGTCAAAGCAACAATGAATTTGCAtagaaaggtttttttattctttgcaaGAGGGGAAAAAGAGACTGAAAAGGCAACTGTAAAAAGGAAGCTACGTCTCCTTACACAACTGAAATTTCACAAAATGAACCGAAACGTGTCCAGATCCGATTAGTAATCGGTATTTTATTGATGTTGCAATACCGATGGCAGTGGTTTAACCGTTCCCCGTTCTTCCCCTTCTCCACCCCAGCTCTACCTGCAGGCCAGGCTCCGGGCAGAGTGGGCCAGGCTTCTCCGCCCCACCGCGCAGTTCTTCCTGATAGCAGCCGCTTTCTACGTGGGCCTCTCGCGCGTGTCTGACTACATGCACCACTGGAGCGACGTCCTCGTGGGGCTCACTCACGGGGGCGTCATCGCCATACTGACGGTGAGCGGACCACGGCACCGCTTCACCATGCACTCCTTTTCCCTTCATCGCAAGTGATTCGTGATGAAACTGTTGTGTTTGCACAAACGTGTGGCTCATGAATTGCTCATTTAAACTGAATTAAATTGTACTTTTACTTTAAACGTTCCGAAACATACCATCCATTAGATGGAAAAGatcaaatgcatttaaaatgtctacAGTTAAGCTAATCTTGCCTAGAGAATTTTAGTCAACatatgctcagtgagcacttttaggtagacctgtacaccagctttatgcaaatatttaatcatccaattatgtgacagcaactaaatgcgtaaaagcatgcaggacatggtcaagaggttcagctgtttttcagaccaaatgtacagcagcagaagaccaataagtgctcagtgagtgtatgttgcaTGGGAATGACAACATTTGCAGAAGGATCATTTTAAACGGCTGACTGGCATCCACTTTTCTCACtgcaggtagtgtgtgtgtcggaTTTCTTCAAAAAGTCTGTGGCGCCCCACAGAAAACCGGAGGAGGACATGCCCCACTGCAGTCTACAGGAGAGCCCGACCAACGGAAACCATTACGGCAGCACTCACTGACCAATGCCCACAGTCTGGGAGTCAAACGCTGCATCGCAATGTCTTGGATGCATGTGCAAGTCTGAAAGTTCAGGACAGGTTAATTGTGTCGATTTATGAACGTTGCCTTTGTTGGACTGCTGTATCTGCTACCAAAGTTTCTTCTGTAGTGTTCACATACACCCAAATATTAATGTACATATGAAACacatccagacaaaaaaaaaaaagttgcttcgtttagtttagttttttttataaagtaaaccaaaaataatttgttgaatTTCTTTTATTAAAATCCTTAAAATTATGTACAAAGCTATGTTGTGCGCTTTTTGAAGAAAAGCATGCTtaatatgaacaaaaatgtaaaaaaagaaaaagggtggACGTCTAGTCTTGTGGACACCACAACGATGTCTTGTCATTGCGCACGACGgacgaaaaaaacaaaaaaaaacaaacacaaaaaaattacaaataaagaCTGGCAGCAAACACGATATCCCTCTTGATTTTTGTTATACCTGGTGAGAAATATCATACGTTAGTCTCTTCACAATTTTTAGATAGTCAGACATGCTCATTGCTGGATATTCTTTGGCAATTAATGGTTTAAAACAGTCATTCTATGAGCAAAAGCTGCCTTTTAATAGTGCTTGGCTGAAGTGATGATTATTTCCCAATATGTACCAACTTGTTCTAGAAATCcctttttcaactgccagtgGTAAATACTTTTAAGGCAACATAAGACCAGCGGTCGCGTGTGATCTCAGGGAGGGCGGCATAGCCTACCTTCTGCGAACTTGTTCTCCAGCTCTGTGTTCCCGATGGCCTTGGCCGCCTGGCACATCTGCCTCAAGAGCTCCTCCAGACGCCTCATACAACGAATGATACTCCCTGccgagagagcaacgcaggagtGAGGGAGGCAGACGGGAACAGGCAAACGAGCAACGAGCCAACGAGCAAGGAGCCAGCTTTCACAATGAGCCGAGGCTGGGACGATGGGGTTCTCTCGCCGATCACAAATCGAAATGAAAGTCACCGTATTCACAAGACAAGGAGTTCCTTCATTACAACATTTGCCAAGTGCTCCTGACTTTTCCATTGCCGTTAATTGTATGGTCTTATTTTACAGATGCAACAGTAACGGTGTGTTGTGTACAGgcaaagagaaagggaggaacagaaaccaCTCCATTTCAATTCCTCTGATTTCGGCTcacatttgaattattttcaatGTTCAGACCAGGAATTGAAACAAGTCTGGTTTAGGAATAAAAAAGGAATTTGTTAATATAATGCcgcaacaaaaacagaaaccatCCGAGTGCCACTTTGAAAGGTTAACATCTCCCTCCGGGTACTGctataaaattttttttttttttttttaaatctttgccAACCTTCAAAGACATCGGTCATCTTGCAGA containing:
- the LOC133140011 gene encoding phospholipid phosphatase 1 gives rise to the protein MFETRGILMVLLDIICLTLVGLPFAILSSQHMPFIRGFYCDDDSIKYPRKEDTISYQLLGGVMIPFVVLSLIIGECLSVHLKRIKSKSCIKNDYVAYLYKTIGTFLFGAAMNQSLTDIAKYSIGRLRPHFLDACKPVWENIDCKSGGYIENFTCTGDSTEVQEARVSFYSGHSSFSMYCMVFLALYLQARLRAEWARLLRPTAQFFLIAAAFYVGLSRVSDYMHHWSDVLVGLTHGGVIAILTVVCVSDFFKKSVAPHRKPEEDMPHCSLQESPTNGNHYGSTH